One genomic window of Elaeis guineensis isolate ETL-2024a chromosome 2, EG11, whole genome shotgun sequence includes the following:
- the LOC105038229 gene encoding putative protein ABIL2 isoform X2, whose translation METISPTSSSVSGWHEASTFDELSMQQSLLFSDSLKDLKNLRSQLYSAAEYFELSYTNDDQKQLVVNTLKDYAVKALVNTVDHLGSVSFKVNGLLDEKVDEVSGTELRVSCIEQRIRTCQAFIDREGLSQQSLVITAPKYHKRYILPGGSLPESGRHAVAKYQESKILRDSIELQHVQAAIQPTIRDRAPSFRKLRSISPSPSQRARSSSPSRKVRSPSPSPRPGKSLTSTDRRAVSAITTSNPLARSGSFSSRPSLLSSSSIGRRHPSELQKSATMRLHAERNDHKEIDQNPGKNKSFLKSLLSRRKSRKDEMLYSYLDEY comes from the exons ATGGAGACCAtatctccgacatcttcttccgTGTCCGGTTGGCATGAAGCATCGACCTTCGATGAGCTTTCCATGCAACAGAGCTTGCTCTTCTCGGACAGCCTCAAG GATTTGAAGAATTTGCGGTCGCAGTTGTACTCGGCAGCAGAATACTTTGAATTATCTTATACTAATGATGACCAGAAGCAACt AGTGGTGAACACGTTAAAGGATTATGCTGTTAAGGCTCTTGTGAATACTGTAGACCATTTGGGATCTGTGTCATTCAAAGTAAATGGTCTTCTTGATGAGAAGGTTGATGAAGTTTCTGGCACCGAACTTCGTGTGTCTTGCATCGAACAG AGAATCCGGACGTGCCAGGCATTTATTGATCGGGAAGGCCTTTCTCAACAATCTCTGGTGATTACAGCTCCCAAGTATCATAAGCGGTATATATTGCCAG GTGGATCCCTGCCTGAATCTGGAAGACATGCTGTAGCAAAATATCAAGAATCAAAAATCCTAAGGGATAGTATTGAATTGCAACATGTTCAGGCTG CAATTCAACCAACAATAAGGGACAGAGCACCTTCGTTCAG GAAACTGCGTTCCATCTCCCCTAGCCCTTCCCAACGAGCACGCTCTTCATCACCTTCTCGAAAAGTCCGTTCTCCTTCACCTTCTCCCCGGCCTGGGAAATCTCTGACCAGTACAG ATAGAAGAGCAGTTTCAGCAATTACAACTTCTAATCCTCTAGCACGTTCAGGATCATTCTCAAGTAGACCATCTCTTCTCAGTTCATCAAGCATTGGACGGCGG CATCCTTCGGAGCTACAGAAATCAGCAACTATGCGCTTGCACGCTGAAAGGAATGACCATAAAGAAATTGATCAAAACCCAGGTAAAAACAAAAGCTTCCTCAAGTCCCTGCTCAGTAGGCGCAAGTCTAGAAAAGATGAGATGCTGTATAGTTACTTGGATGAATATTGA
- the LOC105038229 gene encoding putative protein ABIL2 isoform X1 yields METISPTSSSVSGWHEASTFDELSMQQSLLFSDSLKDLKNLRSQLYSAAEYFELSYTNDDQKQLVVNTLKDYAVKALVNTVDHLGSVSFKVNGLLDEKVDEVSGTELRVSCIEQRIRTCQAFIDREGLSQQSLVITAPKYHKRYILPVGGSLPESGRHAVAKYQESKILRDSIELQHVQAAIQPTIRDRAPSFRKLRSISPSPSQRARSSSPSRKVRSPSPSPRPGKSLTSTDRRAVSAITTSNPLARSGSFSSRPSLLSSSSIGRRHPSELQKSATMRLHAERNDHKEIDQNPGKNKSFLKSLLSRRKSRKDEMLYSYLDEY; encoded by the exons ATGGAGACCAtatctccgacatcttcttccgTGTCCGGTTGGCATGAAGCATCGACCTTCGATGAGCTTTCCATGCAACAGAGCTTGCTCTTCTCGGACAGCCTCAAG GATTTGAAGAATTTGCGGTCGCAGTTGTACTCGGCAGCAGAATACTTTGAATTATCTTATACTAATGATGACCAGAAGCAACt AGTGGTGAACACGTTAAAGGATTATGCTGTTAAGGCTCTTGTGAATACTGTAGACCATTTGGGATCTGTGTCATTCAAAGTAAATGGTCTTCTTGATGAGAAGGTTGATGAAGTTTCTGGCACCGAACTTCGTGTGTCTTGCATCGAACAG AGAATCCGGACGTGCCAGGCATTTATTGATCGGGAAGGCCTTTCTCAACAATCTCTGGTGATTACAGCTCCCAAGTATCATAAGCGGTATATATTGCCAG TAGGTGGATCCCTGCCTGAATCTGGAAGACATGCTGTAGCAAAATATCAAGAATCAAAAATCCTAAGGGATAGTATTGAATTGCAACATGTTCAGGCTG CAATTCAACCAACAATAAGGGACAGAGCACCTTCGTTCAG GAAACTGCGTTCCATCTCCCCTAGCCCTTCCCAACGAGCACGCTCTTCATCACCTTCTCGAAAAGTCCGTTCTCCTTCACCTTCTCCCCGGCCTGGGAAATCTCTGACCAGTACAG ATAGAAGAGCAGTTTCAGCAATTACAACTTCTAATCCTCTAGCACGTTCAGGATCATTCTCAAGTAGACCATCTCTTCTCAGTTCATCAAGCATTGGACGGCGG CATCCTTCGGAGCTACAGAAATCAGCAACTATGCGCTTGCACGCTGAAAGGAATGACCATAAAGAAATTGATCAAAACCCAGGTAAAAACAAAAGCTTCCTCAAGTCCCTGCTCAGTAGGCGCAAGTCTAGAAAAGATGAGATGCTGTATAGTTACTTGGATGAATATTGA
- the LOC105038213 gene encoding protein RKD1: protein MDFNLMNGLMIVEEKDSLDWALLGDPLPDVPLLSEMDALVPFPESLDQNNDLHGSHPFSNNLAAVVPYQPHSPPPLAQMAWDDIDKFTPIHYGDAISDVGPLDIITRSNDVYDGKNNYSDPFEAFRVGCVDERSTEERTNGRPRLTAIGFDEIRNYFHMPITRAAKEMNVGLTLLKRRCRELGIPRWPHRKIKSLRALIHNVQELGKGPNRESIRRELETLEEHRRLMEENPLIELTEGTKKLRQACFKAHFKKRRALQKHCFDLSNKYYA, encoded by the exons ATGGACTTCAACCTTATGAACGGTCTCATGATTGTTGAGGAAAAGGACTCTCTTGACTGGGCTCTCTTAGGAGACCCCCTCCCAGATGTCCCACTCCTAAG TGAGATGGATGCTCTGGTGCCATTTCCTGAGAGCCTGGATCAAAATAATGACCTGCATGGCTCTCACCCATTTTCAAATAATTTAGCTGCTGTAGTTCCATATCAACCCCATTCCCCGCCACCTCTCGCTCAAATGGCCTGGGACGACATCGACAAGTTCACACCAATACACTACGGCGATGCTATTAGTGACGTAGGGCCACTGGACATCATCACGAGGTCCAATGATGTTTACGATGGTAAAAATAATTACAGTGATCCATTTGAAGCATTCAGAGTGGGTTGTGTTGACGAGAGAAGCACTGAGGAGAGAACAAATGGCCGGCCGAGGTTGACCGCTATTGGCTTCGATGAGATTAGAAACTATTTCCACATGCCGATAACCCGAGCAGCGAAAGAGATGAATGTGGGGTTAACTCTCCTCAAGAGGAGATGCAGGGAGCTTGGGATCCCTAGATGGCCTCACAGGAAGATCAAAAGCCTCAGAGCTCTCATCCATAACGTTCAG GAGTTGGGAAAGGGTCCAAATCGGGAGAGCATAAGGAGGGAGCTGGAGACATTGGAGGAGCACAGGAGGCTGATGGAAGAGAACCCTCTGATAGAATTGACAGAAGGAACAAAGAAACTGAGGCAGGCCTGCTTCAAGGCTCATTTCAAGAAGAGGAGGGCACTTCAAAAACACTGCTTCGACCTCAGCAACAAATATTATGCTTAA
- the LOC105038223 gene encoding uncharacterized protein — protein sequence MAVMEKLKIFVVQEPVVAASCLIAGVGLFLPAVVRPILDSFETAKQVPQPALSDVVAGVTGKKLE from the exons ATGGCGGTGATGGAGAAGCTCAAGATATTTGTGGTCCAAGAGCCCGTCGTCGCCGCCTCCTGCCTCATCGCGGGAGTCG GTCTCTTCCTTCCAGCTGTGGTCAGGCCTATATTGGATTCCTTCGAGACAGCCAAGCAAGTTCCACAACCTGCTTTAAGTGAT gtggttGCAGGTGTGACCGGCAAAAAACTGGAGTAA